Proteins encoded by one window of Nakamurella alba:
- a CDS encoding ABC transporter substrate-binding protein, with translation MTVGPGTPYGGQGGPGWTPPPRGRSRLGLASGAAAGVIALATVVVVIVQSANPSTTGGTAQTVAGAVPPVTTSSTTSTSTSSTSTSETTSTSESTTSTTTTTSSSSSSAPPTTGSLRMGVTELPTSGDPMLAYTTGPQQVLAQVYETLVAISQDGHDLEPGLADSWTANSDGTRWTFRLGGDAVFTDGTPVTAEVVCANFDAWSKIPADLQADATIWSAYFGGFADDASSMTYRTCRAEDDTTLELELSRPLGFLPDVVALPNFGIRAQSMLDEGADAEPVGSGPFTWERGDADRVLLEAADSRAGVASLEFVVAADSTQVASGQLDIAGPLPAGDDGSGEQTALSAPSLMTMMWVNATKGRPLADPALREAVDLSIDRQALAELADEGSEPTGDLVPPMATTSGTADPATGQDLVRAKQLVGSKKATLTLLGRDYGQRAPVQRQMNDLIKGWLEQAGFTVKIRNVTSASEYFAIFDNGTVSDLGTIGFLPYTADPVDFLRSILPSLDTVEGVVGAQWRTDLDDLLIDALDTVDTTDRRDMAAEVEATYLQRRITLPLYSTPDRYAVGAGIDGFEPGPISVESLAGVTVN, from the coding sequence ATGACAGTCGGGCCGGGGACGCCGTACGGGGGACAGGGCGGACCGGGCTGGACCCCGCCGCCGCGCGGCCGCTCCCGACTGGGTCTCGCGAGCGGCGCTGCCGCCGGCGTGATCGCGCTGGCGACGGTGGTCGTGGTCATCGTCCAGTCCGCGAACCCGTCGACCACCGGCGGTACCGCGCAGACCGTGGCCGGGGCCGTCCCGCCGGTCACTACCAGCAGCACCACCTCGACCAGCACGTCGAGCACGAGCACCAGCGAGACCACCAGCACCAGCGAGAGCACCACCAGCACCACGACCACGACCAGCTCCAGCTCCAGCAGTGCCCCGCCGACCACCGGCAGCCTGCGGATGGGCGTCACCGAGCTGCCGACCTCCGGCGACCCGATGCTCGCCTACACGACCGGCCCGCAGCAGGTGCTGGCGCAGGTCTACGAGACCCTCGTCGCCATCTCGCAGGACGGCCACGACCTCGAGCCCGGCCTGGCCGACAGCTGGACCGCCAACTCCGACGGCACCCGGTGGACCTTCCGGCTCGGCGGCGACGCGGTCTTCACCGACGGCACGCCGGTGACCGCCGAGGTGGTCTGCGCCAACTTCGACGCCTGGAGCAAGATCCCGGCCGACCTGCAGGCCGACGCCACGATCTGGTCCGCCTACTTCGGCGGGTTCGCCGATGACGCGTCGTCGATGACCTACCGGACCTGCCGGGCCGAGGACGACACGACGCTCGAACTCGAACTGTCCCGACCACTCGGCTTCCTACCCGACGTCGTTGCCCTGCCCAACTTCGGGATCCGCGCGCAGTCGATGCTCGACGAGGGCGCGGATGCCGAACCGGTCGGCTCCGGACCCTTCACCTGGGAGCGCGGCGACGCCGACCGGGTCTTGCTCGAGGCCGCGGACAGCCGTGCGGGAGTCGCTTCGCTCGAATTCGTCGTCGCCGCCGATTCCACCCAGGTGGCCTCCGGTCAGCTCGACATCGCCGGCCCGCTGCCGGCCGGTGACGACGGCAGTGGCGAGCAGACGGCGCTCAGCGCACCCAGCCTGATGACGATGATGTGGGTCAACGCCACCAAGGGCCGCCCGCTGGCCGACCCCGCGCTCCGCGAAGCGGTCGACCTGTCCATCGACCGGCAGGCACTCGCCGAGCTCGCCGACGAGGGCAGCGAGCCGACCGGTGACCTGGTGCCGCCGATGGCGACCACCTCCGGGACCGCCGACCCGGCCACCGGTCAGGACCTGGTCCGCGCCAAGCAGCTGGTCGGGTCGAAGAAGGCGACGCTGACACTCCTCGGCCGCGACTACGGGCAGCGAGCCCCGGTGCAGCGGCAGATGAACGACCTGATCAAGGGCTGGCTGGAGCAGGCGGGATTCACCGTGAAGATCCGCAACGTCACCAGCGCCTCGGAGTACTTCGCGATCTTCGACAACGGCACCGTGTCCGACCTCGGGACCATCGGCTTCCTGCCGTACACGGCCGACCCGGTCGACTTCCTGCGCAGCATCCTGCCCTCGCTCGACACGGTCGAGGGTGTCGTCGGCGCCCAGTGGCGGACCGACCTCGACGACCTGCTGATCGACGCGCTGGACACCGTGGACACCACCGACCGCCGGGACATGGCCGCGGAGGTGGAGGCCACCTACCTGCAGCGCCGGATCACCCTGCCGCTGTACAGCACGCCGGACCGGTACGCGGTGGGCGCCGGGATCGACGGTTTCGAGCCCGGCCCCATCTCGGTCGAGTCGCTGGCCGGGGTCACCGTCAACTGA
- a CDS encoding bifunctional 3-phenylpropionate/cinnamic acid dioxygenase ferredoxin subunit, with translation MCPLAELAEGEAVRVDTVSPPIAVFHTDDGELFAIDDTCTHQDASLADGWLEGCEVECPLHASKFDLRTGAVDAPPAKVGVRTHGVEVADGDIWVTLSTAAPNLPPGVTA, from the coding sequence ATCTGTCCCCTCGCCGAGCTCGCCGAAGGCGAAGCCGTGCGAGTCGACACGGTCTCGCCGCCGATCGCCGTGTTCCACACGGACGACGGCGAGTTGTTCGCGATCGACGACACCTGCACGCACCAGGACGCCTCGCTGGCCGACGGCTGGTTGGAGGGCTGCGAGGTGGAGTGCCCACTGCACGCCTCGAAGTTCGACCTGCGCACCGGAGCGGTCGACGCGCCGCCGGCCAAGGTCGGTGTCCGCACCCACGGCGTCGAGGTCGCCGACGGTGACATCTGGGTGACCCTGTCCACCGCCGCCCCCAACCTGCCGCCCGGGGTCACCGCCTGA
- a CDS encoding NAD(P)/FAD-dependent oxidoreductase, translated as MTTAPRSVVVVGASLAGHATARALRTQGFDGRITMIGDEPERPYDRPPLSKEFLAGTIDEAALSLEGIDENLGLDWELGTPATGLDIASRTVHLADGRSIDGDHVVIATGSHARRMPSAPPGVHTVRTLADARVLKADLLPGSRLVLIGAGFVGAEIASTAVTLGLDVTVLEAAPTPLAGPLGVEMGAAVAALHQANGVTLLCGVPVAGLVGSDRVTGVELADGRVLPADVVVAGIGAVPAVGWLAGSGLDLSSGVVCTAHGATGAPGIWSVGDCSAWYDEHRGREHRVEHWTDSRERPVALAKALLGEPGGVLRAPYFWSDQYGVRIQFAGRRTGAEDITVEAGSAESGDLVAVYRRGPEIVAVLGMNQPKLFMRHRKSLPASSALAGPAQDSRTVPPAPATAPAAVPG; from the coding sequence ATGACGACCGCACCCCGGTCGGTGGTGGTGGTCGGCGCGAGCCTGGCCGGCCATGCCACCGCGCGCGCCCTGCGGACGCAGGGGTTCGACGGCCGGATCACGATGATCGGCGACGAGCCGGAGCGGCCGTACGACCGGCCGCCACTGTCGAAGGAGTTCCTGGCCGGGACGATCGACGAGGCGGCGCTGTCGTTGGAGGGCATCGACGAGAACCTCGGGCTCGACTGGGAGCTGGGCACGCCCGCCACCGGGCTCGACATCGCCTCCCGCACGGTGCATCTCGCCGACGGGCGGAGCATCGACGGCGACCACGTGGTCATCGCCACCGGTTCGCACGCCCGTCGGATGCCGTCCGCCCCGCCGGGCGTGCACACCGTGCGCACCCTGGCCGACGCCCGCGTCCTCAAGGCCGACCTGCTGCCCGGCAGTCGGCTGGTGTTGATCGGGGCCGGCTTCGTCGGTGCCGAGATCGCCTCCACCGCAGTCACCCTCGGCCTGGACGTCACCGTGCTCGAGGCGGCCCCGACACCACTGGCCGGCCCGCTCGGGGTGGAGATGGGCGCTGCGGTGGCCGCGCTGCACCAGGCCAACGGTGTCACCCTGCTCTGCGGTGTGCCGGTCGCCGGCCTGGTCGGCTCCGATCGGGTCACCGGTGTCGAGCTCGCCGACGGCCGGGTGCTGCCGGCCGATGTCGTGGTGGCCGGGATCGGCGCGGTCCCGGCTGTCGGCTGGTTGGCCGGATCCGGGTTGGACCTGTCGTCCGGGGTGGTGTGCACCGCGCACGGCGCCACCGGCGCGCCCGGGATCTGGTCCGTCGGCGACTGCTCGGCCTGGTACGACGAGCACCGCGGCCGCGAGCACCGGGTCGAGCACTGGACCGACTCCCGGGAGCGGCCGGTCGCCTTGGCGAAGGCCCTGCTCGGCGAACCCGGCGGAGTGCTGCGGGCGCCGTACTTCTGGTCCGATCAGTACGGTGTGCGCATCCAGTTCGCCGGCCGCCGGACGGGCGCCGAGGACATCACCGTCGAGGCGGGCAGCGCGGAGTCCGGCGATCTTGTCGCCGTGTACCGCCGCGGCCCCGAGATCGTCGCCGTCCTGGGAATGAACCAGCCGAAACTCTTCATGCGCCACCGCAAGTCACTTCCCGCGTCGTCCGCGCTCGCCGGCCCTGCGCAGGATTCACGGACAGTCCCACCAGCACCCGCAACAGCACCCGCCGCAGTCCCGGGCTGA
- a CDS encoding aromatic ring-hydroxylating oxygenase subunit alpha, which translates to MTSTQLPESLISTLPGHYYTDPGIFALEQAKIFEDMWFCTVRGSDIPTPGSFRTVQVGSESLIVSRNRKGEVRAFFNVCRHRGAKICTDDTGSVARAFQCPYHAWTYDLDGKLIAAPNLTKMPDIDRVEYGLRRVHLREWLGYVWVSLADEPPSFDETVMQEVIDRLGEVENLDHYEVANLSVGRRIVYDVKANWKLIIENFMECYHCATIHPELTEVLPEFADGYAAQYFVNHGAEFGEEIKGFTVDGSEGVDLLPGIDPDQDRKYYAITVKPQVFVNMVPDHIIFHRMFPMAADRTIVECDWLFLPSVVESGKDVSKSVELFDRVNLQDFEACERTQPAMSSRMYRDGGVLVPSEHHIGTFHDWLLDKIKIAP; encoded by the coding sequence ATGACCAGCACGCAGCTCCCCGAGTCGCTGATCTCCACGCTGCCCGGGCACTACTACACCGACCCCGGCATCTTCGCCCTCGAGCAGGCGAAGATCTTCGAGGACATGTGGTTCTGCACCGTCCGGGGCAGCGACATACCCACCCCCGGCTCGTTCCGCACCGTCCAGGTGGGCTCGGAGTCGTTGATCGTCTCCCGCAACCGCAAGGGCGAGGTGCGGGCCTTCTTCAACGTCTGCCGGCACCGCGGCGCGAAGATCTGCACCGACGACACCGGCAGCGTGGCAAGGGCTTTCCAGTGCCCGTACCACGCCTGGACCTACGATCTGGACGGCAAGCTCATCGCCGCGCCGAACCTGACGAAGATGCCCGACATCGACCGGGTCGAGTACGGCCTGCGCCGGGTGCACCTGCGGGAATGGCTGGGCTACGTGTGGGTCTCGCTCGCCGACGAGCCGCCGTCGTTCGACGAGACGGTGATGCAGGAGGTCATCGACCGGCTCGGCGAGGTCGAGAACCTCGACCACTACGAGGTCGCGAACCTCTCGGTCGGCCGCCGGATCGTCTACGACGTCAAGGCGAACTGGAAGCTCATCATCGAGAACTTCATGGAGTGCTACCACTGCGCGACCATCCACCCGGAGCTGACCGAGGTGCTGCCGGAGTTCGCGGACGGCTACGCGGCGCAGTACTTCGTCAACCACGGCGCCGAGTTCGGCGAGGAGATCAAGGGTTTCACCGTCGACGGGTCCGAGGGCGTCGACCTGCTGCCGGGCATCGACCCGGACCAGGACCGCAAGTACTACGCGATCACCGTGAAGCCGCAGGTGTTCGTCAACATGGTCCCGGACCACATCATCTTCCACCGGATGTTCCCGATGGCCGCCGACCGGACCATCGTCGAGTGCGACTGGCTGTTCCTGCCGAGCGTGGTCGAGTCGGGCAAGGACGTGTCGAAGTCGGTGGAGCTCTTCGACCGGGTGAACCTGCAGGACTTCGAGGCGTGCGAGCGGACGCAGCCGGCGATGTCGTCCCGGATGTACCGCGACGGCGGCGTTCTCGTGCCGAGCGAGCACCACATCGGGACCTTCCACGACTGGCTGCTCGACAAGATCAAGATCGCACCGTGA
- a CDS encoding IclR family transcriptional regulator — protein sequence MSNPTRDVGAVQSVDRAVTALEHLARNGESGVSEIATVIGVHKSTASRLMSVLHARDLVEPAGERGRYRLGPGVLRLAGAMGSRLDVSTQGATICAELAAQSGETVNLAVRQGEVVVNVHQSDGSGAISVDSWIGRPTPLHATSSGKVLLAHAPEDIRERAFAQLQPFTGETVTDPVVLAGQLEQVRRAGYAMTVGELEIGLNAVAAPVFRSDGVVVAALSVSAPAYRLPASALPTLGHAVVAAALRVSERMGWSG from the coding sequence GTGAGCAACCCGACCCGTGACGTGGGGGCCGTGCAGTCGGTCGACCGCGCGGTCACCGCACTGGAGCACCTGGCGCGCAACGGCGAGTCCGGGGTGTCCGAGATCGCCACCGTGATCGGGGTGCACAAGTCCACGGCGTCCCGGCTGATGTCCGTGCTGCACGCGCGCGATCTGGTGGAACCCGCCGGTGAGCGCGGACGCTACCGGCTCGGCCCCGGCGTGCTCCGGCTGGCCGGCGCCATGGGCAGCCGGCTCGACGTCTCCACCCAGGGCGCGACGATCTGCGCGGAGCTGGCCGCGCAGTCGGGCGAGACGGTCAACCTCGCGGTGCGACAGGGCGAGGTGGTCGTCAACGTGCACCAGTCCGACGGCAGCGGGGCCATCTCGGTCGACAGCTGGATCGGCCGGCCCACCCCGCTGCACGCCACCTCGTCCGGGAAGGTGCTGCTCGCCCACGCCCCGGAGGACATCCGGGAGCGGGCCTTCGCCCAGCTGCAGCCGTTCACCGGCGAAACGGTCACCGACCCGGTGGTGCTCGCCGGCCAGCTCGAGCAGGTGCGCCGTGCCGGATACGCGATGACCGTCGGTGAGCTGGAAATCGGGCTGAATGCCGTTGCGGCGCCGGTGTTCCGGTCGGACGGTGTGGTGGTGGCCGCGTTGTCCGTGTCGGCTCCCGCCTACCGGCTGCCGGCCTCCGCCCTGCCGACCCTGGGTCACGCGGTGGTCGCCGCCGCGCTGCGGGTCAGTGAGCGGATGGGCTGGTCGGGCTGA
- the betA gene encoding choline dehydrogenase, with protein MTEHPPNTAYDHVIVGGGSAGCVLAARLSAGGERSVLVLEAGRSDFPWDLFIQMPAALTFPSGNRFYDWQYESEPEPHMNGRRIAHARGKVLGGSSSINGMIFQRGNPLDYQRWGADPGMDDWDFAHCLPYFRRMENCLAAEPADMLRGHSGPLVLERGPARNPLFGAFFDAAVEAGYPLTDDVNGYRQEGFAAFDRNVHKGRRLSASRAYLRPVMGRPNLTVHTRAMVTGITMQGNRATGVSYRRNGRNHTVSAGEVILCGGAINSPQLLQLAGIGPADVLKPLGIRQVADLPGVGANLQDHLEVYIQYACTQPVTMQPVFMQKWRMPFVGLEWILARKGPAATNHFEGGGFVRSNEDVDYPNLMFHFLPIAVRYDGSVTDEVKALGHGYQVHIGPMYSDARGTLRITSTDPMKHPALQFNYLSTDQDRREWVEAVHIARDILNQPAMAPFNGGEVSPGRKVGTDAEILDWVAEDAETALHPSCTAKMGPASDPMAVVDPATMRVHGVEGLRVVDASVMPYVTNGNIYAPVMMLAEKAADLIMGVPPLAPSAEPFYEHRKA; from the coding sequence GTGACCGAACATCCTCCGAACACCGCCTACGACCACGTGATCGTGGGCGGCGGCAGCGCCGGCTGTGTGCTCGCCGCCCGGCTGTCCGCCGGCGGGGAGCGATCGGTGCTGGTGCTGGAGGCCGGCCGGTCGGACTTCCCGTGGGACCTGTTCATCCAGATGCCCGCCGCCTTGACGTTCCCGTCCGGCAACCGGTTCTACGACTGGCAGTACGAGTCGGAGCCGGAGCCGCACATGAACGGGCGGCGGATCGCGCACGCCCGCGGCAAGGTGCTGGGCGGGTCCAGCTCGATCAACGGGATGATCTTCCAGCGCGGCAACCCGCTTGACTACCAGCGCTGGGGCGCCGATCCCGGGATGGACGACTGGGACTTCGCGCACTGCCTGCCGTACTTCCGGCGGATGGAGAACTGCCTGGCCGCGGAGCCCGCGGACATGTTGCGCGGGCACTCCGGGCCGCTGGTGCTGGAGCGCGGCCCGGCCCGGAACCCGTTGTTCGGGGCCTTCTTCGATGCCGCGGTGGAGGCCGGCTATCCGCTGACCGACGACGTGAACGGTTACCGCCAGGAAGGTTTCGCCGCCTTCGACCGGAACGTGCACAAGGGCCGGCGGTTGTCCGCGTCGCGGGCGTACCTGCGGCCGGTGATGGGGCGACCCAACCTCACGGTGCACACCCGGGCGATGGTCACCGGGATCACCATGCAGGGCAATCGGGCCACCGGGGTCAGCTACCGGCGCAACGGGCGCAACCACACGGTGTCCGCCGGCGAGGTGATCCTCTGCGGCGGCGCGATCAACTCACCGCAGCTGCTGCAGCTGGCCGGTATCGGGCCGGCGGACGTGCTGAAGCCGCTGGGCATCAGGCAGGTCGCCGATCTGCCCGGGGTCGGCGCGAACCTGCAGGACCACCTCGAGGTCTACATCCAGTACGCCTGCACCCAGCCGGTCACCATGCAGCCGGTGTTCATGCAGAAGTGGCGGATGCCGTTCGTCGGGCTCGAGTGGATCCTGGCCCGGAAGGGTCCGGCCGCCACCAACCACTTCGAGGGCGGCGGCTTCGTCCGGTCCAACGAGGACGTCGACTACCCGAACCTGATGTTCCACTTCCTGCCGATCGCCGTGCGCTACGACGGGTCGGTGACCGACGAGGTGAAGGCGCTGGGGCACGGGTACCAGGTGCACATCGGACCGATGTACTCCGACGCCCGCGGCACACTGAGGATCACCTCCACGGATCCGATGAAACACCCTGCGCTGCAGTTCAACTACCTCTCCACGGACCAGGACCGGCGGGAGTGGGTGGAGGCCGTCCACATCGCCCGGGACATCCTGAACCAGCCGGCGATGGCGCCGTTCAACGGCGGCGAGGTCTCCCCGGGGCGGAAGGTCGGCACGGACGCCGAGATCCTGGACTGGGTGGCCGAGGACGCGGAGACCGCACTGCACCCGTCCTGCACGGCGAAGATGGGGCCGGCGTCGGACCCGATGGCGGTGGTCGATCCGGCCACGATGAGGGTGCACGGGGTCGAGGGGCTGCGCGTCGTCGATGCCTCGGTGATGCCCTACGTGACCAACGGCAACATCTACGCGCCGGTGATGATGCTCGCCGAGAAGGCCGCCGACCTGATCATGGGCGTCCCGCCGCTCGCGCCGTCCGCCGAGCCGTTCTACGAGCACCGCAAGGCGTAG
- a CDS encoding DUF2786 domain-containing protein codes for MGKNNQAKRAAKRRERARQSARPTPPRGTGQPGWQPSGGRPYPGGPADPFDIGFYPDDDGGEYPSFDESDDDGPLTAQDAQDLALTMLGGVMYPESLRQLGRQIEAVEETIGHFIRFGATLGPEFTSTPADVATDRFCIRLGELYENGWQPEDLIHVAGRIQRIAKESPWVAHLAGRTTAAAVTAVMCAGIAVEAERSRARERAPEEWVSQLPTDVAPTLLRAGGPDPWSGWEALFATLTFVHTLGRIELLAPPPSRWDSLRTKASASGSPRERSGRGDGSGGGSGRAGHDPKMLTRIRALLAKAEATEYSEEAESFTAKAQELMTRYAIDEALLAPPEERVDVRSRRITLNDPYVEEKATLLNVCATQNHCRAILLSGMAMCTVVGPPLDLDMTEMLFTSLLVQAVSAMHEAGQLHRGDRSPSFRRAFLVSYANRISARLTEATTRVESEAGAALVPVLARTRAAVDEEFERIFPKTVQRGPRSYDTRGWHAGADAADRARLARGQVDG; via the coding sequence GTGGGCAAGAACAACCAGGCGAAGCGGGCGGCGAAACGACGCGAGCGGGCGCGGCAGTCCGCCCGGCCGACACCTCCGCGGGGAACAGGGCAACCGGGGTGGCAGCCGAGCGGCGGCCGTCCGTACCCGGGAGGGCCGGCCGACCCGTTCGACATCGGCTTCTACCCCGACGACGACGGAGGGGAGTACCCGTCCTTCGACGAATCGGACGACGACGGACCGCTGACCGCCCAGGACGCACAGGATCTCGCCCTGACGATGCTCGGCGGAGTGATGTACCCGGAGTCACTGCGGCAGCTCGGTCGGCAGATCGAGGCGGTCGAGGAGACGATCGGGCACTTCATCCGGTTCGGCGCGACCCTCGGACCGGAGTTCACGTCGACGCCCGCGGACGTCGCGACCGACCGCTTCTGCATCAGGCTCGGTGAGCTCTACGAGAACGGTTGGCAACCGGAGGATCTGATCCACGTTGCCGGCCGGATCCAGCGGATCGCGAAGGAATCGCCCTGGGTGGCCCACCTGGCCGGGCGCACGACGGCCGCCGCGGTGACCGCGGTGATGTGTGCCGGGATCGCGGTGGAGGCCGAGCGGTCCCGGGCCCGCGAGCGGGCACCCGAGGAATGGGTGTCGCAACTCCCGACCGACGTGGCGCCCACGTTGCTCCGTGCCGGTGGTCCCGACCCGTGGAGCGGGTGGGAGGCGCTGTTCGCGACCCTCACCTTCGTCCACACCCTCGGGCGGATCGAGCTGCTCGCCCCACCACCGTCCCGGTGGGACTCCCTGCGGACGAAGGCATCTGCGTCGGGATCTCCCCGAGAACGGTCCGGCCGGGGGGACGGATCCGGTGGTGGCTCCGGCAGAGCCGGCCACGACCCGAAGATGCTGACCCGCATCCGCGCACTGCTGGCCAAGGCGGAGGCGACCGAGTACTCGGAGGAGGCCGAGTCGTTCACCGCCAAGGCCCAGGAACTGATGACCCGGTACGCCATCGACGAGGCGCTGCTGGCGCCCCCGGAGGAACGGGTCGACGTACGGTCGCGGCGCATCACCCTCAACGACCCGTACGTCGAGGAGAAGGCCACCCTGCTCAACGTGTGCGCCACGCAGAACCACTGCCGGGCGATCCTGCTGTCCGGCATGGCCATGTGCACGGTCGTCGGTCCTCCGCTCGATCTCGACATGACCGAGATGCTGTTCACATCGTTGTTGGTGCAGGCGGTCTCGGCGATGCACGAGGCCGGACAGCTGCACCGGGGCGACCGGTCGCCGTCGTTCCGCCGGGCGTTCCTGGTGTCCTACGCAAACCGGATCAGCGCTCGCCTCACCGAGGCCACCACCCGGGTCGAGTCCGAGGCCGGCGCGGCGCTGGTGCCGGTGCTCGCCCGGACCCGGGCGGCGGTCGACGAGGAGTTCGAGCGGATCTTCCCGAAGACGGTCCAGCGGGGTCCACGGAGTTACGACACGCGCGGCTGGCACGCGGGCGCCGATGCCGCGGACCGGGCCCGGCTCGCCCGTGGTCAGGTGGACGGGTGA
- a CDS encoding PIG-L family deacetylase — translation MATLVSFQAHPDDESITTGGVMRKAADEGHRVVLVVATRGELGLVPGDLAEGESLADRRVLETAESARLLGAHRVEYLGYTDSGMAGDATNNDPGTFATADVEEAARRLADLLVEEDAQVLTIYDDHGGYGHPDHVQVHVVGARAAELAGTPRVYQATQNRDEIRAGMKEMIEANPDRAGEGPDMEFVETLGSPSDLLTARVDVSAWTDVIRASMRAHLSQIDEQHWFLTMPDEAFRRSFGVEWFIREGQGPGITETDLMAGL, via the coding sequence ATGGCAACGTTGGTGTCCTTCCAGGCACATCCGGACGACGAGTCGATCACCACCGGCGGCGTGATGCGCAAGGCCGCCGACGAGGGCCACCGGGTGGTGCTCGTGGTTGCGACGCGTGGTGAGCTCGGGCTGGTGCCCGGTGACCTCGCCGAGGGCGAGTCGCTGGCCGACCGACGGGTGCTGGAGACGGCGGAATCGGCCCGACTGCTGGGGGCGCACCGGGTCGAGTACCTCGGGTACACGGATTCGGGGATGGCAGGCGACGCGACCAACAACGACCCCGGCACCTTCGCCACGGCGGACGTCGAGGAGGCCGCCCGGCGGCTGGCCGACCTGCTGGTGGAGGAAGACGCGCAGGTCCTCACCATCTACGACGACCACGGCGGCTACGGCCACCCCGACCACGTGCAGGTGCACGTGGTCGGCGCCCGCGCCGCGGAACTGGCCGGGACGCCCCGGGTCTACCAGGCGACGCAGAACCGGGACGAGATCCGGGCCGGGATGAAGGAGATGATCGAGGCGAACCCCGACCGGGCCGGCGAGGGCCCGGACATGGAGTTCGTCGAGACGCTCGGTTCGCCTTCCGACCTGCTCACCGCACGGGTCGACGTGTCCGCCTGGACCGACGTCATCCGAGCCTCCATGCGGGCACATCTGAGCCAGATCGATGAGCAGCACTGGTTCCTCACCATGCCGGACGAGGCGTTCCGCCGGTCCTTCGGCGTCGAGTGGTTCATCCGGGAGGGGCAGGGGCCGGGCATCACCGAGACCGACCTGATGGCCGGCCTCTGA